Proteins found in one Channa argus isolate prfri chromosome 7, Channa argus male v1.0, whole genome shotgun sequence genomic segment:
- the tars2 gene encoding threonine--tRNA ligase 1, cytoplasmic isoform X2, which translates to MWIVSAAVHVSTALSERLKVFESLWGEKCIKKRVENLEKPLSIRLTDGRTVKGTAGVTTPLVVAQSVRVKGALVSKVNGELWELGRPLEADCNLHLLGFDTPEGKQAAWRTGACILVGVLEGAFGAKVCREGASELGLYCDHLLDSSTLSLNDVENRCKEAAALKLPLSRLELNTEEIRELFQNCELRLQLAEEQMSGPSVTVYRYGNSVGVCKEPLLPHTGLLKVFKMLQLSPVTLANHAELSGWMRLLGVAFPGEKDKEEWEREQEAVRRRDHRRIGTDQELFFFNDVSPGSCFFLPKGAHIYNTLTDFIKSEYRKRGFTEVVTPTLYSTTLWERSGHWEHYSENMFTVTSEGSQTYALKPMNCPAHCLMFEQRVRSWRELPLRWADFGALHRNELSGALGGLTRVRKFCQDDAHIFCTPEQLEEEIVACLDFVKGVYQVFGFSFHCLLSTRPTPCLGEPERWDNAEQQLERSLQQFGERWELNPGDGAFYGPKIDILIKDAIGRQHQCATIQLDFQLPIRFNLKYVGKDGQLHRPVMVHRAVLGSLERMIAILAENFGGKWPLWLSPAQVMVIPVGGNSESYAKQVVQQFREAGFMADLNEDQGATLNKKIRSAQLAQYNYIFVVGDKETESGMVNVRSRGGKQLGKRSTDEVLTSLTQLRDSRSNLDEF; encoded by the exons ATGTGGATTGTCAGTGCTGCTGTTCAT GTGTCCACAGCTTTATCTGAGCGACTGAAAGTCTTTGAGTCCCTGTGGGGGGAAAAATGCATCAAGAAGAGAGTTGAAAATTTAGAAAAGCCCCTTAGTATCAGATTGACTGACGGCCGAACAGTAAAAGGAACAGCTGGTGTGACTACACCTCTGGTCGTTGCTCAGAGTGTTCG GGTTAAAGGAGCCTTGGTGAGTAAGGTAAATGGGGAGCTTTGGGAGCTTGGAAGACCCCTAGAAGCAGACTGTAATCTACATCTTCTGGGCTTTGATACACCTGAGGGAAAACAG GCAGCATGGAGGACAGGAGCGTGCATCCTTGTTGGAGTGTTGGAGGGGGCTTTTGGTGCCAAGGTGTGCAGAGAAGGAGCATCAGAGCTCGGGCTTTACTGTGACCATCTACTCGACAGCAG CACCTTGTCACTGAATGATGTAGAAAACAGATGTAAGGAGGCAGCAGCTCTCAAACTTCCTCTGTCCAGACTGGAGCTGAATACAGAAGAAATCAGAGAGCTATTCCAG AACTGTGAGCTGAGACTGCAGCTTGCTGAGGAGCAGATGAGCGGCCCTTCTGTCACAGTATACAG GTATGGTAACAGTGTAGGGGTCTGTAAAGAACCCCTCCTCCCTCACACAGGGCTCCTCAAGGTTTTCAAAATGCTtcag CTATCGCCTGTGACACTGGCCAATCACGCAGAGCTGTCGGGTTGGATGCGTCTGTTAGGTGTTGCCTTTCCAGGTGAGAAGGACAAAGAGGAATGGGAGAGGGAGCAGGAAGCAGTGAGGAGGAGAGATCACAGACGCATCGGGACA GACCAGGAGCTGTTCTTTTTTAATGATGTCAGTCCAGGGAGTTGCTTCTTTCTACCTAAAGGAGCCCATATCTACAACACTCTCACTGACTTCATTAAG AGTGAATATCGAAAGCGAGGCTTCACCGAGGTTGTGACCCCAACTCTGTACAGCACTACATTATGGGAGCGCTCGGGACACTGGGAGCATTACAGCGAGAACATGTTCACTGTGACTTCAGAGGGCTCTCAAACCTACGCTCTTAAACCCATGAACTGTCCTGCACACTG TCTCATGTTTGAGCAGCGTGTTCGTTCGTGGCGTGAGCTTCCTCTGCGATGGGCCGACTTTGGGGCGCTGCATCGTAACGAGCTATCTGGAGCGCTGGGTGGCCTCACTCGGGTTCGCAAGTTCTGCCAGGACGATGCTCACATCTTCTGCACACCTGAGCAg CTGGAAGAAGAGATTGTGGCATGTTTGGACTTTGTGAAAGGCGTGTATCAAGTGTTTGGGTTTTCTTTCCACTGCCTCCTGTCTACACGTCCCACACCATGCCTAGGAGAGCCGGAGCGGTGGGATAATGCtgagcag CAGTTAGAGAGGAGTTTGCAGCAGTTTGGCGAACGTTGGGAACTGAACCCAGGAGATGGAGCCTTCTACGGACCAAAG ATTGACATCCTGATCAaagatgcaattggcagacaacACCAGTGTGCCACAATCCAATTGGACTTCCAGCTGCCTATTAGATTTAACCTTAAGTATGTTGG CAAGGATGGACAGTTGCACAGACCAGTGATGGTCCACAGAGCAGTACTGGGATCATTGGAGAGAATGATCGCAATACTAGCTGAAAACTTTGGAGGGAAATG GCCTCTGTGGTTGTCCCCAGCACAGGTCATGGTTATTCCTGTGGGGGGCAACAGTGAGTCATATGCCAAACAG GTGGTCCAGCAGTTCCGTGAAGCTGGCTTCATGGCTGATTTGAATGAGGATCAGGGAGCAACCTTAAACAAAAAGATTCGATCTGCTCAGCTGGCCCAGTATAACTACATATTTG TGGTGGGTGATAAGGAAACAGAAAGTGGAATGGTGAATGTAAGGAGCAGAGGGGGTAAACAGCTGGGGAAGAGGTCAACTGATGAGGTGCTGACATCCCTCACACAGCTGCGAGACTCCAGGAGCAACCTAGATGAGTTCTGA
- the tars2 gene encoding threonine--tRNA ligase 1, cytoplasmic isoform X1 — MEVTRVFRLVVCPSAARTFRAILHAHRTYSKVSTALSERLKVFESLWGEKCIKKRVENLEKPLSIRLTDGRTVKGTAGVTTPLVVAQSVRVKGALVSKVNGELWELGRPLEADCNLHLLGFDTPEGKQAAWRTGACILVGVLEGAFGAKVCREGASELGLYCDHLLDSSTLSLNDVENRCKEAAALKLPLSRLELNTEEIRELFQNCELRLQLAEEQMSGPSVTVYRYGNSVGVCKEPLLPHTGLLKVFKMLQLSPVTLANHAELSGWMRLLGVAFPGEKDKEEWEREQEAVRRRDHRRIGTDQELFFFNDVSPGSCFFLPKGAHIYNTLTDFIKSEYRKRGFTEVVTPTLYSTTLWERSGHWEHYSENMFTVTSEGSQTYALKPMNCPAHCLMFEQRVRSWRELPLRWADFGALHRNELSGALGGLTRVRKFCQDDAHIFCTPEQLEEEIVACLDFVKGVYQVFGFSFHCLLSTRPTPCLGEPERWDNAEQQLERSLQQFGERWELNPGDGAFYGPKIDILIKDAIGRQHQCATIQLDFQLPIRFNLKYVGKDGQLHRPVMVHRAVLGSLERMIAILAENFGGKWPLWLSPAQVMVIPVGGNSESYAKQVVQQFREAGFMADLNEDQGATLNKKIRSAQLAQYNYIFVVGDKETESGMVNVRSRGGKQLGKRSTDEVLTSLTQLRDSRSNLDEF; from the exons ATGGAGGTGACACGAGTGTTCAGACTGGTCGTCTGCCCGTCGGCAGCTCGGACATTTCGCGCTATTCTTCACGCGCACAGGACATACAGCAAG GTGTCCACAGCTTTATCTGAGCGACTGAAAGTCTTTGAGTCCCTGTGGGGGGAAAAATGCATCAAGAAGAGAGTTGAAAATTTAGAAAAGCCCCTTAGTATCAGATTGACTGACGGCCGAACAGTAAAAGGAACAGCTGGTGTGACTACACCTCTGGTCGTTGCTCAGAGTGTTCG GGTTAAAGGAGCCTTGGTGAGTAAGGTAAATGGGGAGCTTTGGGAGCTTGGAAGACCCCTAGAAGCAGACTGTAATCTACATCTTCTGGGCTTTGATACACCTGAGGGAAAACAG GCAGCATGGAGGACAGGAGCGTGCATCCTTGTTGGAGTGTTGGAGGGGGCTTTTGGTGCCAAGGTGTGCAGAGAAGGAGCATCAGAGCTCGGGCTTTACTGTGACCATCTACTCGACAGCAG CACCTTGTCACTGAATGATGTAGAAAACAGATGTAAGGAGGCAGCAGCTCTCAAACTTCCTCTGTCCAGACTGGAGCTGAATACAGAAGAAATCAGAGAGCTATTCCAG AACTGTGAGCTGAGACTGCAGCTTGCTGAGGAGCAGATGAGCGGCCCTTCTGTCACAGTATACAG GTATGGTAACAGTGTAGGGGTCTGTAAAGAACCCCTCCTCCCTCACACAGGGCTCCTCAAGGTTTTCAAAATGCTtcag CTATCGCCTGTGACACTGGCCAATCACGCAGAGCTGTCGGGTTGGATGCGTCTGTTAGGTGTTGCCTTTCCAGGTGAGAAGGACAAAGAGGAATGGGAGAGGGAGCAGGAAGCAGTGAGGAGGAGAGATCACAGACGCATCGGGACA GACCAGGAGCTGTTCTTTTTTAATGATGTCAGTCCAGGGAGTTGCTTCTTTCTACCTAAAGGAGCCCATATCTACAACACTCTCACTGACTTCATTAAG AGTGAATATCGAAAGCGAGGCTTCACCGAGGTTGTGACCCCAACTCTGTACAGCACTACATTATGGGAGCGCTCGGGACACTGGGAGCATTACAGCGAGAACATGTTCACTGTGACTTCAGAGGGCTCTCAAACCTACGCTCTTAAACCCATGAACTGTCCTGCACACTG TCTCATGTTTGAGCAGCGTGTTCGTTCGTGGCGTGAGCTTCCTCTGCGATGGGCCGACTTTGGGGCGCTGCATCGTAACGAGCTATCTGGAGCGCTGGGTGGCCTCACTCGGGTTCGCAAGTTCTGCCAGGACGATGCTCACATCTTCTGCACACCTGAGCAg CTGGAAGAAGAGATTGTGGCATGTTTGGACTTTGTGAAAGGCGTGTATCAAGTGTTTGGGTTTTCTTTCCACTGCCTCCTGTCTACACGTCCCACACCATGCCTAGGAGAGCCGGAGCGGTGGGATAATGCtgagcag CAGTTAGAGAGGAGTTTGCAGCAGTTTGGCGAACGTTGGGAACTGAACCCAGGAGATGGAGCCTTCTACGGACCAAAG ATTGACATCCTGATCAaagatgcaattggcagacaacACCAGTGTGCCACAATCCAATTGGACTTCCAGCTGCCTATTAGATTTAACCTTAAGTATGTTGG CAAGGATGGACAGTTGCACAGACCAGTGATGGTCCACAGAGCAGTACTGGGATCATTGGAGAGAATGATCGCAATACTAGCTGAAAACTTTGGAGGGAAATG GCCTCTGTGGTTGTCCCCAGCACAGGTCATGGTTATTCCTGTGGGGGGCAACAGTGAGTCATATGCCAAACAG GTGGTCCAGCAGTTCCGTGAAGCTGGCTTCATGGCTGATTTGAATGAGGATCAGGGAGCAACCTTAAACAAAAAGATTCGATCTGCTCAGCTGGCCCAGTATAACTACATATTTG TGGTGGGTGATAAGGAAACAGAAAGTGGAATGGTGAATGTAAGGAGCAGAGGGGGTAAACAGCTGGGGAAGAGGTCAACTGATGAGGTGCTGACATCCCTCACACAGCTGCGAGACTCCAGGAGCAACCTAGATGAGTTCTGA